A region of Triplophysa dalaica isolate WHDGS20190420 chromosome 20, ASM1584641v1, whole genome shotgun sequence DNA encodes the following proteins:
- the npbwr2b gene encoding neuropeptides B/W receptor type 2b produces MENTTRLFDPNPTCNFSMYLYYDSPNRSDLNCTPPADYFYADLYVVLPVIYSVICAVGLTGNTAVIYVILKAPKMKTVTNMFILNLAIADDLFTLVLPINIAEHLLHYWPFGDVLCKIILSIDHYNIFSSIYFLTVMSIDRYLVVLSTVRSKRMPYRTYRAAKIVSLCVWLLVILIVMPFTVFAGVYISPERKSCVLSFPSPESLWFKASRIYTLILGFAIPVSTFCILYTMMLYKLRNMRLNTNAKALDKAKKKVTIMVFIVLAVCLFCWTPFHLSTIVALTTDLRTTPLLIGISYFITSLSYANSCLNPFLYAFLDDSFRKAFKKMLECRPA; encoded by the coding sequence ATGGAAAACACCACACGCCTGTTCGACCCAAATCCAACATGCAACTTTAGCATGTACTTATATTACGACTCACCGAATCGGAGCGATTTGAACTGTACGCCTCCCGCTGACTACTTTTACGCAGATCTGTATGTGGTCCTCCCGGTTATCTACTCCGTGATATGTGCAGTAGGTCTGACGGGCAACACGGCGGTCATCTATGTGATCCTGAAGGCACCCAAAATGAAGACGGTGACCAACATGTTTATTCTCAACTTGGCGATCGCAGATGACCTCTTCACTTTAGTTTTGCCCATCAACATAGCTGAGCATCTGTTACACTACTGGCCATTCGGCGACGTGCTgtgcaaaattattttaagcatTGACCATTATAATATCTTCTCAAGCATCTACTTTCTGACCGTTATGAGCATAGACAGGTACCTGGTGGTGCTGTCGACGGTGCGCTCCAAGCGCATGCCGTACCGCACATACCGGGCTGCTAAAATAGTCAGTCTGTGCGTGTGGCTGCTTGTGATCCTCATTGTGATGCCCTTCACGGTGTTCGCAGGCGTGTACATCAGTCCCGAGAGGAAAAGCTGCGTGCTGAGTTTCCCCAGCCCTGAAAGTTTATGGTTCAAAGCGAGCCGGATATATACCCTCATTTTGGGCTTCGCCATCCCGGTGTCTACATTTTGCATTCTTTACACTATGATGCTGTACAAATTAAGAAACATGCGGCTGAACACCAACGCCAAAGCGCTGgacaaagcaaagaaaaaaGTGACTATAATGGTGTTCATCGTGCTGGCCGTGTGCCTGTTCTGTTGGACGCCGTTCCACCTCAGCACCATCGTAGCGCTGACCACGGACCTCCGGACCACACCGCTTCTTATCGGGATTTCGTATTTTATCACCAGCCTGAGTTACGCCAACTCTTGTCTGAACCCATTTCTTTACGCATTCCTCGACGACAGCTTCAGAAAAGCCTTCAAGAAAATGTTAGAATGTAGACCTGCATGA